Proteins encoded by one window of Rutidosis leptorrhynchoides isolate AG116_Rl617_1_P2 chromosome 7, CSIRO_AGI_Rlap_v1, whole genome shotgun sequence:
- the LOC139859934 gene encoding uncharacterized protein, producing MKWNLDAKGIFMTKAMAKLIDEKKLSEAVINTETPKNKALPQKVAIFIWRSLMNRLPTSSELDKREIDLDTTLCPICNNQVQNVEHILVNCPKIANIWELVLKWWNFHSTGTMTLDEAFVDNHQHVNRKNHMASD from the coding sequence ATGAAGTGGAATCTGGACGCAAAAGGAATATTCATGACTAAGGCTATGGCTAAACTGATCGATGAAAAGAAGCTGTCGGAGGCGGTCATAAACACTGAAACTCCAAAAAATAAAGCTCTACCACAAAAAGTTGCAATCTTTATATGGCGGTCGTTAATGAATAGACTACCTACAAGTTCGGAATTGGATAAACGCGAGATCGATCTTGACACAACGTTATGCCCAATATGCAACAACCAAGTACAGAATGTTGAACATATTCTGGTAAACTGCCCTAAAATCGCAAACATATGGGAATTAGTTTTGAAATGGTGGAACTTTCATTCAACAGGCACCATGACATTAGATGAGGCTTTTGTAGATAATCACCAACATGTCAACAGGAAAAATCATATGGCAAGCGACTAA